attctgaatgctctaaccactgtgctgcCTTGTTGCTCCTTAGGTGATTCTTTCTGAATTCCATACCTGCCCCATTTTCCATTTCAGTGTGATGGAGGCTTGCCTTTGGGCTTCTGGCCCAGACTTACTTGGTCCAGTGTGGTCTGCGTGACTGAATATTCTTCAATGTACAGGCTGTCCTTGTTGGAAATGAGCAGCTGGAAGATCCTGGCTAGCGAGGAGGAGGAGATGCGATACTGGAGCATGTTGTAGTGCCTCTCCCTCTGGACGCTGCCCGGGAAGTTGGCTTGTAAGAACTGCTCTGCTGGGTTCAGGTCTGGAAGCAGACCCACCTTCGGGGGCTTGATTTTCATGGTGACAATGTAGCCGTCCCCAAACCTAGGATGTGGACAGAAGAGTGAAGGACAGCAAGGGGAAGCCAGGAGAACCAGGGAGAGCCCGTTTTCCTTTTAcggctcaggaaaaaaaaatcacgcATTTGTCCTCACTCAAGAAGTCTAGCAGCCCTAGACTTGGTGTTGGCTGCTAGGTGGTGTGGTAGGCAAAGATACCAGAggggtctgccatttccttctcctttgctcattttccaggtgaggaaacgtaggcaaacagagttaaatgacttgcccagggtcacccagctaggaagtgtttgggttccgatttgaactcaagatctccttTCTCTAGAGTCATcaatggctctcaatccattgaaccacctagttgccccaagagTTAACTTTTCACTGGGGAGATTTAACATGTACATAGACACAAAAATAGAAGTCTTACACAAAGCTTGGGACATCTAGGTAGTTGCTAGATCTTTGGGTTTGGAGTTGgaacaacctgggttcaaatctgactttgcaGCTGGGTGACCCcggaaagtcacttgactccaattgccttTAAAGGGCCAAAGCTTTTGATCATTCCTTCCCCCTGACTGTAGGTAGAAGGAAGCTTCCCATACACCAGAGCCAGCCCTGCTCTTTCCTAAATAAACGGGCTGGAGTCTTCAGTGCGCTTTGAAACCACTGAACGAAGACCCTCCTTCCCGCAGCCACAGGGGTCTCGTGTCCTCTCCCCTCCCCGGCTCCCCTCGGGGCCCCTCCAGCTGCAGAGGGAAGCCACCCTGGCCACGCGCGGCCCGTCCTCTCCCTTACTTGTATTTGAGGTGCTGGATAGTGCCCAGGCACTGGAAGGTCCCTCTCACCATGATGGCCAGCCGCGTGCACAGGGCTTCGCATTCTTCCATGCTGTCGGGGGAGAGATGGAGGCGGTCAAAGGCAGTGTGGACACCCCGCGCCCACACCTGCCCGGCTCCCGGGGACAGCGCGCTCACCTGTGCGACGTCAGGACCACGGCTCGCCCGTCCCGGATGATGCCCACGATGGTGTTCCAGAGCAGCCGCCGGGACTGCGGGTCCATCCCCGTGGTGGGCTCGTCCTGGAGGCGCGGGAgagaggggcagggaaggaccGGGCTGAGCCAGCTGGCTTCTCCTGGTCGGCTCGCTCCTCCCCCCACTCCC
The window above is part of the Gracilinanus agilis isolate LMUSP501 chromosome 4, AgileGrace, whole genome shotgun sequence genome. Proteins encoded here:
- the LOC123247651 gene encoding retinal-specific phospholipid-transporting ATPase ABCA4-like isoform X2, with translation MLTGDISVTSGDAIVAGNSILTQISEVHQNMGYCPQFDAIDDLLTGREHLYLYARLRGVPTDDIKRVANWCIQSLGLSPFADHLVGTYSGGYKRKLSTAIALIGCPPLVLLDEPTTGMDPQSRRLLWNTIVGIIRDGRAVVLTSHSMEECEALCTRLAIMVRGTFQCLGTIQHLKYKFGDGYIVTMKIKPPKVGLLPDLNPAEQFLQANFPGSVQRERHYNMLQYRISSSSLARIFQLLISNKDSLYIEEYSVTQTTLDQVFVNFAKQQTEEDDLPLHPRAAGAITDAKVR